A single region of the Labrus bergylta chromosome 10, fLabBer1.1, whole genome shotgun sequence genome encodes:
- the LOC109987833 gene encoding myelin and lymphocyte protein, giving the protein MAATTAQPMGSLPSGKGICTTAPDVFYIPELVFGGLVWILVATTHVDPMNPLAWVMFVSVFCFVMTFLWLIIFAAGCHKNSSGWAAADFAYHFLAAIFYLSAGVALATITFQKKTAGNLKIYKIDIAAVVFAYLSFLLYFIHAILSSIRWKHF; this is encoded by the exons ATGGCTGCAACCACAGCTCAGCCGATGGGGAGCCTGCCCAGCGGAAAGGGGATCTGCACCACAGCCCCAGATGTATTCTACATACCGGAACTG GTTTTTGGTGGTTTGGTTTGGATTCTTGTCGCAACGACCCACGTGGACCCAATGAACCCCTTGGCCTGGGtgatgtttgtctctgtcttctgcTTCGTCATGACCTTCCTCTGGCTGATCATCTTTGCTGCTGGATGCCATAAGAACAGCTCTGGCTGGGCTGCTGCT gacTTTGCTTACCACTTCTTGGCAGCGATATTCTACCTCAGTGCAGGTGTGGCTTTGGCTACCATCACCTTTCAGAAGAAAACAGCAGGCAATTTAAAAATCTACAAGATCGACATCGCTGCTGTG gtATTCGCCTACTTGTCCTTTCTCCTCTACTTCATCCACgccatcctctcctccatccgATGGAAACACTTCTGA